Proteins encoded by one window of Emticicia oligotrophica DSM 17448:
- a CDS encoding DUF4097 family beta strand repeat-containing protein has product MERLTRWFDLASPNTRLKEKLTILFSLITIISFANNGEDPGKECKPIEWIERHKSITFAYPLSGSDKVSLDNQFGDVKVSFWEKNEVKVEVMILANASSEERAEDYIRNVDVVGKKSDGMVSIKTTIDREDGRYSNNTWNKSGNGEKNSLRIDYKVFMPKSTVLKVKNSFGNTYLPTFTASLVVNQSYGKLIAEEISNPNSEVNLEFCKGSSIKSMAGGKLRASYSSIKMERADDVIFNNSFGEIDIKEVGKLNAKISYSSGIIGTINESSNLKLEFSGGFKLGELGKNVKELNINANYSPINLTLNDAAAYDFEVKANYGNFSYPNDKGVSFSRNTETESKKQEHYSFNPTKCYSGKIGKGSPECKIVVNGNFSNVRFK; this is encoded by the coding sequence ATGGAAAGACTAACACGATGGTTTGATTTGGCTTCTCCTAATACTCGATTGAAAGAGAAGCTGACGATATTATTTTCGCTGATAACGATTATATCTTTCGCCAATAATGGAGAAGACCCCGGCAAAGAGTGTAAACCTATCGAATGGATAGAACGCCACAAAAGTATCACGTTTGCGTATCCACTTTCGGGAAGCGATAAAGTTTCACTTGATAATCAGTTTGGTGATGTAAAGGTGAGTTTTTGGGAAAAGAATGAAGTTAAAGTAGAGGTAATGATTTTGGCCAACGCAAGTTCTGAAGAGCGTGCAGAAGATTACATCAGAAATGTGGATGTGGTGGGCAAAAAATCTGATGGTATGGTGAGTATAAAAACCACTATTGACCGTGAAGATGGCCGATACAGCAATAACACTTGGAATAAGTCGGGTAATGGTGAGAAAAATTCACTCCGCATTGATTATAAGGTATTTATGCCTAAATCAACAGTTCTGAAAGTGAAAAACTCTTTCGGTAATACTTATTTGCCAACTTTTACGGCATCGTTGGTGGTGAATCAGAGTTACGGAAAATTGATTGCCGAGGAAATTTCGAATCCAAATTCTGAGGTGAATTTAGAATTTTGTAAAGGTTCAAGCATCAAATCTATGGCGGGTGGAAAGTTAAGAGCCTCTTATTCGAGCATCAAAATGGAGCGTGCCGATGATGTAATTTTTAATAATAGTTTCGGTGAAATTGATATTAAAGAGGTTGGAAAGTTGAATGCAAAGATTTCGTATTCAAGCGGAATTATTGGCACAATCAATGAATCTTCAAATTTGAAACTAGAGTTTTCTGGTGGTTTTAAATTAGGGGAATTGGGTAAAAACGTCAAAGAATTGAATATCAACGCCAATTATTCTCCAATCAATCTGACTTTGAACGATGCCGCAGCTTATGATTTTGAAGTGAAGGCTAATTACGGAAATTTTAGTTATCCAAACGATAAAGGAGTTTCGTTTTCAAGAAATACCGAAACAGAGTCGAAAAAACAAGAGCATTATTCTTTTAACCCTACAA